In Solanum stenotomum isolate F172 chromosome 6, ASM1918654v1, whole genome shotgun sequence, one DNA window encodes the following:
- the LOC125866653 gene encoding MYB-like transcription factor EOBII, whose amino-acid sequence MGRWGIIEEEWRKGPWTVEEDKLLIEYVNLHGEGRWNSVARPAGLKRNGKSCRLRWVNYLRPDLKRGQITPYEERIILELHAIWGNRWSTIARSLPGRTDNEIKNYWRTNFKKKFKKSSTENSEKTKVHFLKRQQFQQQQLLNSQIDMKKVKSLFEENENKVPSHVPKQEDMTILYQNNTFHEQEQGGFFYSMINGYANYVPVPEASSNEDIMWDIGLWNLDDFNVNL is encoded by the exons atgggaaGGTGGGGAATTAttgaagaagaatggagaaaagGTCCTTGGACAGTTGAAGAAGACAAATTGCTCATTGAATATGTCAATTTGCATGGTGAAGGCAGATGGAATTCTGTTGCTAGGCCTGCAG GAttgaaaagaaatggaaaaagttGTAGATTGAGATGGGTGAATTACTTGAGGCCAGACCTTAAGAGGGGGCAAATTACTCCATATGAAGAGAGGATCATTCTTGAACTTCATGCTATATGGGGGAATAG ATGGTCAACAATTGCTAGAAGCTTGCCAGGGAGAACTGACAACGAAATTAAAAACTATTGGAGGACTAATTTCAAAAAGAAGTTCAAGAAATCAAGTACTGAAAATTCTGAAAAAACAAAagtccattttttaaaaagacaacagtttcaacaacaacaactactgaATAGTCAAATCGACATGAAAAAGGTCAAATCActttttgaggaaaatgagaaTAAAGTTCCAAGTCATGTACCAAAGCAAGAAGACATGACCATTTTGTACCAAAACAACACATTTCATGAACAAGAGCAAGGTGGTTTCTTCTATTCTATGATTAATGGATATGCTAATTATGTGCCAGTGCCTGAGGCCTCATCTAATGAAGACATCATGTGGGATATTGGCTTGTGGAATTTGGATGATTTTAATGTCAATCTTTAA
- the LOC125866643 gene encoding 26S proteasome non-ATPase regulatory subunit 13 homolog B-like, whose translation MAALQYLESFCNAHSQLSDWYTTLADLYQRKLWHQLTLKLEQFVALPVLQAGDGLIQLYHNFITDFETKINLLKLAHFAVIVSRQYPEKEAAIGFLEGVTEKLHNTKEIRIEEPILYIKMQIALFKLEQGDPKECQKLLDEGKATLDSMTDIDPSVYASYYWVSSQYHKTRQEFAEFYKSALLYLAYTSVESLSESFKLDLAFDLSLSALLGDNIYNFGELLAHPIIKSLIGTKVEWLYYILEAFNTGDLVHYQKLCHVHQAALTAQPALVQNEKKLLEKINILCLMEIIFSRPADDRTIPLSVIAERTKLTVEDVEYLLMKSLSVHLIEGIIDQVEGTVHVSWVQPRVLGIPQIKSLRDRLDNWVDKVHTALLSVEAETPDLVAA comes from the exons ATGGCGGCACTTCAGTACTTGGAATCGTTTTGCAATGCTCATTCACAGCTTTCCGATTGGTACACTACTTTGGCAGATCTGTACCAGAGGAAGCTCTGGCATCAGCTTACTCTTAAGCTTGAACAGTTCGTTGCTCTTCCCGTTTTACAG gCTGGTGACGGACTAATACAATTGTATCACAACTTCATCACTGATTTTGAGACAAAGATCAATCTTCTCAAGCTTGCACATTTTGCGGTCATTGTTTCTCGGCAATACCCCGAGAAAGAAGCTGCTATAGGCTTCCTTGAAGGAGTGACAGAGAAACTTCATAATACTAAAGAGATACGGATAGAGGAGCCAATTCTTTATATTAAGATGCAGATTGCCCTATTTAAGCTTGAGCAAGGAGATCCAAAAGAGTGCCAGAAACTTTTAGATGAGGGGAAAGCTACACTTGATAGCATGACTGACATTGATCCATCTGTCTATGCAAGCTATTATTGGGTTTCATCTCAGTACCATAAAACCCGCCAGGAGTTTGCCGAGTTCTACAAAAGTGCTCTTCTTTATCTCGCGTACACTTCAGTGGAATCTCTTTCTGAATCATTTAAGCTG GATTTGGCTTTTGATTTGTCCCTGTCGGCATTGCTGGGAGACAACATATACAACTTCGGAGAACTGCTTGCTCATCCGATC ATAAAGAGTTTGATAGGGACTAAGGTTGAGTGGCTCTATTATATTCTTGAAGCATTTAACACTGGTGATTTGGTTCACTATCAAAAATTGTGCCATGTCCATCAAGCTGCTTTAACTGCTCAACCAGCATTGGTGCAGAATGAGAAAAAGCTTCTCGAGAAGATCAACATTCTCTGCTTGATGGAAATTATCTTCAG TCGTCCAGCAGATGATAGAACTATCCCCCTGAGTGTGATTGCAGAGCGCACAAAGTTAACTGTGGAGGATGTCGAATATCTACTCATGAAGAGCCTTTCT GTGCATCTGATTGAGGGAATAATTGACCAAGTCGAAGGGACAGTTCATGTGTCCTGGGTGCAACCAAGAGTTCTGGGAATTCCTCAAATCAAGTCACTGAGGGATCGGCTAGACAATTGGGTTGACAAAGTACACACTGCTTTGTTATCCGTGGAGGCTGAAACTCCTGATCTAGTTGCAGCATAA